A single region of the Blattabacterium cuenoti genome encodes:
- a CDS encoding fumarate reductase/succinate dehydrogenase flavoprotein subunit: MKNSLNSKIPLGSLHKKWKNHKSTLKLVSPNNRCNMEIIVVGTGLSGGSACTSLAELGYKVKAFCYQDSPRRAHSVAAQGGINASKNYKGDNDSIYQLFYDTIKGGDYRSREANVYRLAEISSNIIDQCVAQGVPFARDYAGYLETRSFGGAKVSRTFYAKGQTGQQLLLGCYSAMSRQIGKGRIKMYNRHEMLDLVIVEGIVRGIIARNLISGKIEKHTAHAVVIASGGYGNVFFLSTNAMGSNVSAIWKVHKKGGYFSNPCYTQIHPTCIPVHGNYQSKLTLMSESLRNDGRIWVPKKLENSIFIRKKTKKPENISEEERDYYLERRYPSFGNLVPRDVASRAAKERCDKGFGIVDNETKEGVYLDFNHAIDKYGRERANELGIQNYDSLEIKKLGEKIIESKYGNLFHMYEKITNENPYDTPMKIYPAVHYTMGGLWVDYNLMSSIPGCYIIGEANFSDHGANRLGASALMQGLADGYFILPYTIADYLSKFVKNTKKISIKHPAFENAEKNVKDRIKKFIQNKGNMSVDFFHKKLGKIMWKYVGMSRNYIGLSKAIKKIQELRDEFWKNVFVPGKIEDGFNSELEKAGRVSDFLELGELIAMDALNRKESCGSHFREEYQTKEGEALRDDSHYKYVSIWMYNKESKSISDEIMHKENLNYSFVKPETRSYK; this comes from the coding sequence ATGAAAAATTCATTAAATTCAAAAATTCCATTAGGTTCTCTACATAAAAAATGGAAAAATCATAAATCTACTTTAAAATTAGTATCTCCTAATAATAGATGTAATATGGAAATTATTGTTGTTGGAACAGGACTTTCAGGAGGTTCTGCTTGTACTTCTTTAGCTGAATTAGGATATAAAGTTAAAGCTTTTTGCTATCAAGACTCTCCAAGAAGAGCTCATTCTGTAGCAGCTCAAGGTGGAATCAATGCTTCTAAAAATTATAAAGGAGATAATGACTCTATTTATCAACTTTTTTATGATACTATTAAAGGTGGAGATTATAGATCTAGAGAAGCTAATGTTTATCGTTTAGCAGAAATATCTTCTAATATTATTGATCAATGTGTAGCTCAAGGGGTTCCATTTGCTCGTGATTATGCAGGATATTTAGAAACTAGATCCTTTGGTGGGGCAAAAGTTTCTAGAACTTTTTATGCAAAAGGACAAACAGGACAACAACTATTATTGGGTTGTTATTCTGCTATGTCTAGACAAATAGGAAAAGGAAGAATAAAAATGTATAATAGACATGAAATGCTTGATTTAGTAATTGTAGAAGGTATAGTTAGAGGAATCATTGCTAGAAATCTTATTTCTGGAAAAATTGAAAAACATACAGCACATGCTGTAGTAATAGCATCAGGAGGTTATGGAAATGTATTTTTTTTATCTACTAATGCAATGGGATCTAATGTAAGTGCTATATGGAAAGTTCATAAAAAAGGAGGATATTTTTCTAATCCTTGTTACACGCAAATACATCCTACTTGTATTCCAGTCCATGGTAATTATCAATCTAAATTAACGTTAATGTCAGAGTCATTAAGAAATGATGGGCGTATATGGGTTCCTAAAAAATTAGAAAATTCTATTTTTATACGAAAAAAAACTAAAAAACCTGAAAATATCAGTGAAGAAGAAAGAGATTATTATCTAGAAAGACGCTATCCTTCATTTGGGAATCTTGTTCCTAGAGATGTAGCTTCTAGAGCGGCTAAAGAGCGTTGTGATAAAGGATTTGGAATAGTAGATAATGAAACTAAAGAGGGGGTTTATTTAGATTTTAATCATGCTATAGATAAATATGGAAGAGAACGAGCAAATGAACTTGGCATACAAAACTATGATTCATTAGAAATAAAAAAATTAGGGGAAAAAATTATAGAATCTAAATATGGAAATTTATTTCATATGTATGAAAAAATAACCAATGAAAATCCTTATGATACTCCTATGAAAATTTATCCTGCCGTTCATTATACAATGGGAGGGTTATGGGTAGATTATAATTTAATGTCTTCTATACCTGGATGTTATATAATAGGAGAAGCAAATTTTTCTGATCATGGAGCGAATAGGTTGGGAGCATCTGCATTAATGCAAGGATTAGCTGATGGATATTTTATTTTGCCGTATACTATAGCAGATTATCTATCAAAATTTGTGAAAAATACAAAAAAAATATCTATCAAACATCCAGCATTTGAAAATGCAGAGAAAAATGTAAAAGATAGAATTAAAAAATTTATTCAAAATAAAGGAAATATGTCTGTTGATTTTTTTCATAAAAAACTTGGAAAAATAATGTGGAAATATGTAGGTATGAGTAGAAATTATATAGGATTATCTAAAGCTATTAAAAAAATACAAGAACTTAGAGATGAATTTTGGAAAAATGTTTTTGTTCCTGGAAAAATTGAAGATGGATTTAATTCAGAATTGGAAAAAGCAGGACGTGTGTCCGATTTTTTAGAATTGGGAGAGCTCATAGCAATGGATGCTTTGAATAGAAAAGAATCTTGCGGAAGTCATTTTAGAGAAGAATATCAAACAAAAGAAGGAGAAGCTCTTAGAGATGATTCACATTATAAATATGTTTCTATATGGATGTATAATAAAGAAAGTAAATCCATTAGTGATGAAATTATGCATAAAGAAAATTTAAATTATAGTTTTGTAAAACCAGAAACACGTTCTTATAAATAA
- a CDS encoding succinate dehydrogenase cytochrome b subunit, whose amino-acid sequence MNYRNFFQSSIGKKVVMATTGIFLMIFLLLHLSVNLFLFLGEKAFNEAVFFMRKNFIIKIMEYVLAIGFIIHIILGVQLYWKNRKIKGEVDYAMKSYFTTTFSSRTMIYTGILILFFLILHLINFMIPMKFNHFTSDYYIVISLFKNPLYTFIYILSFLILGIHLNHGFQSSFQSLGLSNKKRLIWIQKFGFFYFWFICSGFSIIAIWFFLR is encoded by the coding sequence GTGAATTATAGAAATTTTTTTCAATCTTCTATTGGAAAAAAAGTAGTCATGGCTACCACAGGAATTTTTCTTATGATTTTTTTATTATTGCATTTGAGTGTGAATCTTTTTCTTTTTTTAGGAGAAAAAGCTTTCAATGAAGCCGTTTTTTTTATGAGAAAAAATTTTATTATTAAAATAATGGAATATGTTCTTGCTATAGGGTTCATTATTCACATTATTTTGGGAGTTCAATTATATTGGAAAAATAGAAAAATAAAAGGAGAAGTAGATTATGCGATGAAATCTTATTTTACAACGACATTTAGTAGTAGGACCATGATATATACAGGAATTTTAATTTTATTTTTCTTAATTTTGCATCTAATAAATTTCATGATACCCATGAAATTTAATCATTTTACTTCAGATTATTATATCGTGATTTCTTTATTCAAAAATCCTTTATACACATTTATATATATATTATCTTTTTTAATTTTAGGAATTCATTTAAACCATGGATTTCAATCTTCTTTTCAATCTTTAGGATTATCCAATAAAAAGAGATTAATCTGGATACAAAAATTTGGTTTTTTTTATTTTTGGTTTATTTGCTCCGGGTTTTCTATTATTGCTATTTGGTTTTTTTTAAGATAA